The genome window GGGCATTGGTTTCGTTCAGCCGCTTTAAGGTTCCCACGTCATTCCAATACTCTTTTTGAAAAAAGGCCGCAAGATATTCTCCTCCTTGCAGACGGGGGATGTAATTGTCGCGGATGATGCACGATTTGACCCCCTGTTTTTGATGTTCAAAAAACCGCCGGTCAAGGACATGGACTCCGGTAAAGAAAGTCTCATCGTATTTTTTGTCATCCATCGGTCTTTGAAGGATAGAAACGATGTTTTTGCTTTTGTTGGTGTATAAAATTCCAAAGCTCCGGGCGCGCCCGCTTTTGGCGACTACCAGCGTGGCGTACGGTTTTCGTCTTCGATGAGATTCCATCAGGCGATCAAGCGGCAGATCGGTGATAATGTCGCCGTTTAACACCAAAAAGGGGCCATCTTTAAGAAATTTTTCGGCCTTTTTGATTCCCCCGCCGGTGCCGAGGATCTTTTTTTCCATTGAATACCGGAATTGGAAACCGAATTTTTTTCCGTCGCCGAGGAGTTTTTTGATCTTCCGCCCCAGATAGTGCAGATTGATGACCACGTCGGTGATGCCGTGCTTTTTTAAGAGGGCGAGGTTGTAGAAGATCAGCGGGATGCCGTCAACCGGGATGAGCGGCTTGGGGATCCGATGCGTCAGAGGGCGAAGCCGGGTTCCCAATCCGGCGGCAAGGAGCATGGCTTTCATAAAGACAGTGGATAGTGGATGGTGGATAGTGAATGGTCAACAGCTCTTTTCATGTTTTTTCCCTCAGTTCAGGCAGATATTTTGCAATTAACCTCGTCAGTTCCGCATAGTCTTTCTGCCTTCCCAGCGCCTTTTGCACATAGCGAAGCGAGGCGGGGACGCTTTTCAAAAATGAATCGTTTTTCTTGACTGTTTTGATGTATTGAAACCGTCCCGCGTCCTTGAGTTTGCGCTGGATCGTGATCAGGTCGAAATCGTTGCGGATCGCCTTGATCTTTGCGTGGTAGGAATGGCCGGCATCGATTTTTTTCGCGTAGTATTCCTGAAGCCCCGCTATCTCCGCCGGCGACAGCTCGACATACGAATCGCGCAAAAGGGCGACAAGGTCGTAGAGGAGAGGCCCCGTCAAGGCGTCCTGAAAATCGATCAGCCGGAGACTGTCGTTTTGCACCATCAGATTCCGGCTCTGAAAATCGCGGTGGGTAAAGCCTTGAGGCATTTGGACGATTTTTTGCGTGATATCGCGGGTCAGCTCCGCAAATTTCTTTTTGTCCGTCGCCGGCACCTTGATCTGCAGGCGGTCTTCGATGCCGTATTCCAAAAAATGGTCGAATTCCCAATTGAGAAGATCGGCGTCGAATGTTCGATAGGCGGCGATGCAATCTTTCGGCGGTGCGGCACGGCTGTTTTTTTGCAAAAGGGCCAGGAGGTCGAGCGCCTTTTCATACCACCCGGTTCTCTGCGCCGAGGGCAAATCACGAACGGTTTTTTCAAGCGTGACATCGCCAAAATCTTCCAAAAGGAGAAGGCCGTCGTTTTTGGAGTAGGCCAGGGTGTCGGGAACCGGCAGGCCGAGCGACTTCAGATATTTTTGGACATTGATAAACGGCAGTTCGTTGATTTTTTTTGATGTCTTGGTGATTTCTTCCGACACCGATGAAAGACCGGCCGGAATTTTCATGACGATCAAGCTTTTCCCGTCGTCGAATTTCAGGCGGTAATATTCCCGGGTGCTGGCGTCGCCGGAGAGTTTTTGGAGCTGGAAGGGGTTTTGGGGGATTTTGGTTTGGGACGTCAGCAGTTCACGGATAATCCTATCCACTTCGAATGTGTAACATGCGCCAGTCGGAGGTGTCAAACGGGACGGCAAAAAAGTTGCCTGATTTTTTTGTGCCGTCTATAATGCCCGTGGAGGTTATCATGATTCGCCTTCCCGCCGTTGCCGGTCAATTCTATTCCGCCAATCCTGCCCAACTCAAGAAAGATTTGGCCTCGATGATCTCCGAGGCGTCGCAAAAAATCCGCGCCAAAGGAATCATCGTCCCGCATGCCGGTTATATGTATTCCGGCAAGGTGGCAGGGCAGGTCTATTCTAAAGTTGAAATCCCGGACCAGCTCATCATCCTTTCTCCAAACCATACGGGAGTGGGAGTTCCTTTCTCGATCATGAACCGCGGCGCTTGGCGATTGCCGATGGGCGATGCCAAGATCGACGAAGATCTTGCCGACAAACTGATGAAAGAATTTGACTCTCTTGAAATCGACGCAATGGCCCATGCACGGGAACACTCACTGGAGGTGCAAATTCCGTTCGTGCAATATCTGAAAAAAGATTTCGCGTTCGTGCCGGTGACAATCGGGCATGTCCCTTATCCCCTCTGCAAGGAATTTGGAGAGGCCATCGCCCGGATTGTGGCAAAAGAGAAAGATACAATCCTGATTATCGCTTCTTCGGACATGAATCATTACGAAGAACACAACCGGACATTGGAGAAAGACCAATGGGCCATCGACGAAATTTTAAAGAAAGACCCAAAAGGTTTGTACGAGACCGTTCACGACAAGGATATTTCAATGTGTGGGATTATCCCGACAACCGTCATGCTTATCGCCTGCAATCAGCTGGGAACCAAAAAGGCGGAGTTGGTGGATCACAAGACTTCCGGCGATGTAAGCGGGGATTATTCGGGGGTTGTCGGGTATGCGGGAGTAATCGTTTCGTAGGGGCGCCATTTATGGCGCCCGCCAATGGGAGTGTAATAAATTGCTCCTCTATGATTTCTCGAATTTCAATGAAACTGAATTGATGCAATAACGAAGGCCTGTCGGTTTCGGGCCATCATCGAAGACATGCCCCAGATGGGCGCCGCATTCGCGGCATTTCACCTCAACCCGCCGCATGCCGTGGCTTGAATCTTCTTCCTCTTCGACATTCCCGTCTTTCATCGGCTGATAAAAACTGGGCCAGCCGGTGCCGGAGTCGAATTTTGACCCGGACGAAAAAAGCTCCGCGCCGCAACAGACGCACTTGTACATGCCGGGATCTTTGGTCTTGTTGTATTCGCCGGTAAACGCCCGCTCCGTCCCCTTTTCGCGGCAGACATGATATTGTTCGGGGGTTAACTTTTTTCGCCACTCCTCATCGCTTTGGACAATCTTTTTTGTCTTGTCGCTCATGGAACAAGCCTATATGTAGACCTTCGTGACGTCAAACCAGAAACCCCGGCTTCGTTTTGCCCCCAGCCCCACCGGCCACCTTCACATCGGCGGGGCGCGGACGGCGCTGTATAATTATCTGCTGGCCCGGCAGATCGGGGGGACATTCATTTTACGGATCGAAGATACCGATCGGGAGCGCTCCACCCCGGAATCGATTCAGGCGATCCTCGACGGGATGAAATGGCTGGGGCTTGACTGGGACGAAGGCCCCTTTTTTCAGACCAAACGGTTTGATCTCTATCAACAACATATCGACAAACTCCTCAAAGAGGGAAAAGCCTATCCCTGCTTTTGCACCGCGGAAGAACTTGACCGAAAACGCAAGCAGGCTCATGCCGAAAAGAGAAAACCGATGTACGACCGGACCTGCCTCAAGCTCCCGGAGGCGGAGGTAAAACAAAAAATCGACTCCGGCGCCCCCCATTGTATTCGTTTCAAATCGCCCGATGCGGGAGCAACGGTGGTGAACGACGTCATCAAGGGAGAAGTAACGGTCGCCAACAAGGAGCTGGATGATCTGATTATCCGCCGGACTGATGGAAGTCCGACGTATAATTTCACCGTCGTGGTGGACGATGTGACCATGGGGATCACGCATGTTATTCGCGGCGATGACCATTTAAACAACACCCCGAGACAGATCCAGCTCTATCAGGCATTAGACTATTCTCTCCCGATATTCGCCCATGTCCCGATGATTTTGGGATCGGACAAACAACGCCTGTCCAAACGCCATGGCGCCACCTCCGTCATGGCTTATAAAGAGATGGGCTACTTGCCGGACGCCCTGTTGAATTACCTCGCCCGTCTCGGCTGGTCGTGCAAGGATCAGGAGGAATTCACGCGGGAGGAGCTGATTGAAAAATTTTCGCTCGAAAACTGTTCGGTCTCGCCCGGCATCTTCAATCCTGAAAAACTCCTCTGGTTGAACGGCGTTTATATCCGGAAGGCCAAACCTTCGGTGCTTGCCGAACTGACAATCCCCTTTCTTGAAAAAAAGGGAATTCAAAATATCGATGGGACGATTCTCCTTGAAGGAATCAAAGTCTGCCAGGAAAAAGTCAAGACCTTGGTCGAAATGACCGACATGGTCGATTTCTTTTTCATGGAGGTTGAGCCGGATGAGAAGTTGAAGGCAAAATTTTTTACGGACGAAACAAGGCCCAATCTCGAAAAGGTTATCGAGCGCCTGACTTCCCTTAAATCGTGGACCCACGACGCCATCGCCAAAATATTCAATGATTTGGTTTCCGAAACGGGGCTCGGTCTCGGAAAGATCGCCCAGCCGGTCCGCGTGGCCTTAACCGGCCGGACGGTCAGCCCCGGCGTGTTTGAAATCATCCGGATTCTGGGAAAAGAAAAAACAGTTGAGCGAATCCAAAAATTTTCGCGAGGGCTTGGTGTGTGAATTACATGCACCGAGTGGTGTTTCACCACAGGACAAAACATACAAAATGATGAAAAAATGCTTCGGCCTGGTCTTTTGTTTCGCCCTCCTTGTCCCCACCCTTCTCCACGCCGTCAGCACCCCCAATGTTCCTCCGGCCTCTCCCCTCTACGCGCAGATAGACAAGCTGATCGCCTTTGGGCTTGTCAAGTCGGCCGTTTACGGCCAGCGCCCCTGGAGCCGGAACGAAATGGCCCGGCTGACCTCGGAGGCGCTCAAAAAATTCGGGGAAAAATGCCCGCCGGAAGCCGGTCCGCCGTCAGCCGGTGAAACAAGCCCGAAGGCCTGCGGTTTTATCGGCGATATCCTCGACTCGCTGAAACGGGAATTTCGGGATGAAATGATCGCCCGGGGCGATCAGGAAGGAAAAAGAAAAAATATCGACATTCACATGATAGACACCGGTTCGGTTGAATTCCTTTTCACCAGCGCCGAGTTTCGCGCCGTTCCGGCGGACAACGGCCTTGGCGCCATCGACGCCCGGGTCAATCCGTTCACCACCTATAAAGAAGGGGCGCATACGGTTAGAGGGGCCGACTTTGCGATCGAGGCCGACCACTGGGCCCGGCTTTCAAAATACGCCTCCCTCTATCTCCGGCCCCGTTTCACGGCGCTGGTTGATTACCAGGGAGACGGCCGCGCCGATGTCACCCTGCAAAACGCCTACGCCAAGTTCAATATCGCCAACTTCGAGATAGAGGCCGGACGCGACGCCGTTCTCTGGGGACATTCCACCGAAGGGGGGGTGCTGGCCTCAACCCATGTCCGTCCGATGGACCTGGTCAAAATTTCCAACGACAGTCCGTTTAAACTGCCATGGATCTTCAGGCATCTGGGGTACAACAAGTACACCTTTTTCGTGTCGACCCTCGGTCCTGAATCCATTTTCAAAAACGCCCTGATGTACGGATTTGCCGCCTCGCTCAAGCCGGCCTCATTCATTGAACTGGGCTTTGAGCACCAATTCACTTTCGGGGGCGAAGGGGCCCCCGACATCGATTTTCTCGACCTTTTGAGCGAGTTCTTTTTATACCGAAGAAATGGGGGAGGACTTAACAGCGCCAACGACGGCGACAACCGGTTCGGATTGAATGTCCGAATCCAGATCCCCCGGCTCCGTAACACGACCCTCTACGCTGAAGGGATTTTTGAAGACTATGGCAAGGAATCCTTTTTTCATCAGTTCACCCAGCAGATGGCCTTTCAATCGGGCGTCACCATTCCCCTCCTGACTTCCAACGGAAAAAACAGCCTTCGGCTTCAATACGAACACATCCCGGCCGCTTATGGACGGCACGGCCTCTGGATTTCGGGCCTGTCGCAGAACGGACTTTCCCGCGGTTCCCCTTACGGGTCTCAAAGCCAGACTGTTTCCGCGGAATGGGGGCATCTGTTTTCATTGCGGAAACGGTTGAACGTACGGGCCATGTATACCAACAACGGCGACGACCAGTTCACCACCACTCCCTCATCGAGCGGAGGGCCTGACCGCGTCATAAAAACAGTGGACAATCCGCAGGAGCACCGTTTTCTCGTGGAGGGGGCCATAACCTGGCCTCTTTCGCGACGCTGGACGGTCGAGCCGCAGGTGGGTTACGAGTATGCGGCCAATTTCAACTTCATCCAAAACGACGATCGGCAGAACATCGCCCTTGGCATCGTATTGACGCACGATTTCGGCCTTTCCGGATTTTTACCCCGTGAAATCCGCGCCCGATAATTTTTCAGGCAGGACGAAACCGACAAAATCATTCCGGGAGGGTGGGGAGCAAAAATCGAATGATCCCTCTCTCGATCAAGGCGGGAAAAAGGCGGTCGGCCAGTTTATATGCGAACCAGTAACGCGGGCAGGTCATCTCCTTTCTGCCATGGATTATCGCATGAAGAATTGATTTTACCAGGAAGGCCTCTCCGGTCCCTTTGAGTTGCTTTTTTCGATAGACATGGTCGGCCATCCCCAGGGCGCGCCGATGAAAGGCGTTGTCGATGACGCCCGGTTGAACCTCCAGCACCCGGATGCACCAGCGGAAAAGTTCGATCCTCAAGCCCTGTGAAATGGAGTGGAGCGCCGCCTTGCTCGCTGAATAGGCAATCAGGTGGGGTTGCCCATGGAAGGCGGCAACCGACGAGACGTTCACGATCAGCCCCGATTTTTGGGGCTTCATGAGAGGGAGCGCCTCTCTCGTCACTTGCAGTACCCCCGAAATATTGGTGTCGATCACCTCCCTTAAGTTATCGATCGAGATCCGATCCAGCGGCCCAAAGACGCCAAGGCCGGCATTGTTGACAAGGATGTCAACCCGGCCGTATTCCCGCGCGATTTTTTCAAAGGCCCTCTTGACCGACGCCGCATCGCGGACATCGCAGGGCAACACGCAGAATCGGGCCCCAGCCGGCGACAGCTCCAGGACAAGCTCTTGAAGCCGCTTTTCGGACCGCGCCATGAGGCAGAGAGTCGCCGGAGTGCCGGCCATCTGCCGCGCCATTTCGGCGCCGATGCCGCTGGAGGCCCCGGTGATGACGATCACCTTGTTTGAGAAAAAATCGTAATTCTTCATACGAGCCGTTAAAAACCTTGCCAGTCGCGATCAGTCATAGTATCTGGTGGCGATAGCATAATCGGGAAGGGGAAGTGTAGGTATTTTTACTTAAAAAGGTTCAAGCGAGCCATCTGGCTATTTAACTCCGCAAAGTCTGCAACTTTGCTACGCAGGCAAGCAAAGCTTGCCTTTGTGGGCCAGTGGCGAGCGCGGGGCTACAAGCCCCAGCTTAGCTGGGGCGCGTAGCAAACACAGCGTGTTTGCGAAGTGGAAATCGTTGGCCATTTGAGGCCCGAAATCCATGACGCGAGTAGCTCCGCCACACCTTAAGGTGAGGCGGAAAACGGGCCGAAAGGGCCCCAAATACAATGAAAAAAAGGGGAATGTTCAAGAAATACCTTCAGACATTCGGGTACGCCTGGAAAAATTACAGGGCCGGGGAGGCGATTTATCCGTTTTACGCCTCTCTCAAGGTTTCCAACGTCTGCGCCTCCAAATGCCCCTACTGCGACCTCTGGAAGGAGATGCGGGAAAATCCGATGATCCTCCCCAAGGAAAAATGCTTTCAGATCCTCGACAACCTCGAGCGTTCAAGCATCCTCTGCGTCAGTTTTGAAGGGGGAGAGCCCTTTCTCCACAAGGACATTGTCGAGATACTCAAATATGCGGCGACAAAACCATTTTTCACCGAGCTGACCTGTAGCGCCAAACCGAACCATATGGGGCGATATCCCATCAGGGAGGCGTCTCCCTACCTCGATTTTCTCCATTTCTCCATCGACGAGGGGCACGAAAATCTCGAGCTCTACGACCACCTGCATGAATTGCGGGGTTGCCACCCCAAAATGAGCGTCCAGATTGTCGTCAGCCGGGAAACAATCAGGGAACTGGAATGGAAGGTAAAACGGATTCACGAATACGGCATGTGGACAATCATCATGCCCGCGGCCCCTCTGGACAAGGCGGAAAACGTCCTTCCGAATCTGGCGGATTTTGTGGCCGAGGTGGCCCGTCTTAAAAGGAAATACCGGCGGACGATTCTCACGAGCGATTTCATGCTGGCCAACCTGCTCAAATCGCCGGGGGGGTGCTCTGCGGCCTCGATTGTCATTGATGGAGGGGGAAAACTCTACTACCCCTGCCGGGTCCTCGAAAAAAAGACCGTCGATTTGTCCCACCACCCCTTAAACGGCTTTGTGACCTCCCCGGAGGCCGGGGTCGAAAGGGACTTCATGAAACGCTGTGATCGTCCCTGCGGATGGTGCCAATATTACGGGACGGTCTCCGCAACCAGCGTTCCGGGCACCTACCACGCCCTGAAGCCGTGGATCCAGTACGCCATCACCAACCAACTGCGCCGGATAAAAGGGCGCCCCCCGTCCGAGTTGAAGCCCGTTTATCAGCGAGCCCTTTAAGCAAAAAAATGCAAAAGAGAATTGTCCTTGTCATGAATGAAGACCACCGCATCTTCTACAGCGGTGTCACCCGTTTTGTCATGGAAATCGCCCCCCGTCTGGCAAAACGCTATGAAGTGACTCTCGTATCAACCCGTTCCGAGAACGGGATGAGAAGGGAGAATTTGAGCGAGGGGGTCTCGGTGGTGCAATTTCCCATGTATCGGCTCCCTTTTCCCAACACCTATATCCCGCGGTTTGGCGGAGATCTTGTTCCCCTTTTGAATCGAAGCGATCTTGTTTTTATCCAGACCTTCGATCTTCTCGAGCCCCTGA of Deltaproteobacteria bacterium contains these proteins:
- a CDS encoding NDP-sugar synthase, with the protein product MKAMLLAAGLGTRLRPLTHRIPKPLIPVDGIPLIFYNLALLKKHGITDVVINLHYLGRKIKKLLGDGKKFGFQFRYSMEKKILGTGGGIKKAEKFLKDGPFLVLNGDIITDLPLDRLMESHRRRKPYATLVVAKSGRARSFGILYTNKSKNIVSILQRPMDDKKYDETFFTGVHVLDRRFFEHQKQGVKSCIIRDNYIPRLQGGEYLAAFFQKEYWNDVGTLKRLNETNARFRRRKVRLSYNKYLEKFRKILGQKTNCG
- a CDS encoding phosphotransferase, which produces MDRIIRELLTSQTKIPQNPFQLQKLSGDASTREYYRLKFDDGKSLIVMKIPAGLSSVSEEITKTSKKINELPFINVQKYLKSLGLPVPDTLAYSKNDGLLLLEDFGDVTLEKTVRDLPSAQRTGWYEKALDLLALLQKNSRAAPPKDCIAAYRTFDADLLNWEFDHFLEYGIEDRLQIKVPATDKKKFAELTRDITQKIVQMPQGFTHRDFQSRNLMVQNDSLRLIDFQDALTGPLLYDLVALLRDSYVELSPAEIAGLQEYYAKKIDAGHSYHAKIKAIRNDFDLITIQRKLKDAGRFQYIKTVKKNDSFLKSVPASLRYVQKALGRQKDYAELTRLIAKYLPELREKT
- the amrB gene encoding AmmeMemoRadiSam system protein B; the encoded protein is MIRLPAVAGQFYSANPAQLKKDLASMISEASQKIRAKGIIVPHAGYMYSGKVAGQVYSKVEIPDQLIILSPNHTGVGVPFSIMNRGAWRLPMGDAKIDEDLADKLMKEFDSLEIDAMAHAREHSLEVQIPFVQYLKKDFAFVPVTIGHVPYPLCKEFGEAIARIVAKEKDTILIIASSDMNHYEEHNRTLEKDQWAIDEILKKDPKGLYETVHDKDISMCGIIPTTVMLIACNQLGTKKAELVDHKTSGDVSGDYSGVVGYAGVIVS
- the msrB gene encoding peptide-methionine (R)-S-oxide reductase MsrB — encoded protein: MSDKTKKIVQSDEEWRKKLTPEQYHVCREKGTERAFTGEYNKTKDPGMYKCVCCGAELFSSGSKFDSGTGWPSFYQPMKDGNVEEEEDSSHGMRRVEVKCRECGAHLGHVFDDGPKPTGLRYCINSVSLKFEKS
- the gltX gene encoding glutamate--tRNA ligase, producing MTSNQKPRLRFAPSPTGHLHIGGARTALYNYLLARQIGGTFILRIEDTDRERSTPESIQAILDGMKWLGLDWDEGPFFQTKRFDLYQQHIDKLLKEGKAYPCFCTAEELDRKRKQAHAEKRKPMYDRTCLKLPEAEVKQKIDSGAPHCIRFKSPDAGATVVNDVIKGEVTVANKELDDLIIRRTDGSPTYNFTVVVDDVTMGITHVIRGDDHLNNTPRQIQLYQALDYSLPIFAHVPMILGSDKQRLSKRHGATSVMAYKEMGYLPDALLNYLARLGWSCKDQEEFTREELIEKFSLENCSVSPGIFNPEKLLWLNGVYIRKAKPSVLAELTIPFLEKKGIQNIDGTILLEGIKVCQEKVKTLVEMTDMVDFFFMEVEPDEKLKAKFFTDETRPNLEKVIERLTSLKSWTHDAIAKIFNDLVSETGLGLGKIAQPVRVALTGRTVSPGVFEIIRILGKEKTVERIQKFSRGLGV
- a CDS encoding SDR family oxidoreductase, producing the protein MKNYDFFSNKVIVITGASSGIGAEMARQMAGTPATLCLMARSEKRLQELVLELSPAGARFCVLPCDVRDAASVKRAFEKIAREYGRVDILVNNAGLGVFGPLDRISIDNLREVIDTNISGVLQVTREALPLMKPQKSGLIVNVSSVAAFHGQPHLIAYSASKAALHSISQGLRIELFRWCIRVLEVQPGVIDNAFHRRALGMADHVYRKKQLKGTGEAFLVKSILHAIIHGRKEMTCPRYWFAYKLADRLFPALIERGIIRFLLPTLPE
- a CDS encoding radical SAM protein; the protein is MFKKYLQTFGYAWKNYRAGEAIYPFYASLKVSNVCASKCPYCDLWKEMRENPMILPKEKCFQILDNLERSSILCVSFEGGEPFLHKDIVEILKYAATKPFFTELTCSAKPNHMGRYPIREASPYLDFLHFSIDEGHENLELYDHLHELRGCHPKMSVQIVVSRETIRELEWKVKRIHEYGMWTIIMPAAPLDKAENVLPNLADFVAEVARLKRKYRRTILTSDFMLANLLKSPGGCSAASIVIDGGGKLYYPCRVLEKKTVDLSHHPLNGFVTSPEAGVERDFMKRCDRPCGWCQYYGTVSATSVPGTYHALKPWIQYAITNQLRRIKGRPPSELKPVYQRAL